In a genomic window of Paracoccaceae bacterium:
- the glpK gene encoding glycerol kinase GlpK produces MTHILAIDQGTTSSRAIIFDAEMKIKASAQEEFPQHFPDSGWVEHDPGDLWSTTAGTCRAVIEKAGLGPDDIAAIGITNQRETVVVWDKETGHPIHNAIVWQDRRTAEYCRQLREAGHDVMITAKTGLLADPYFSGTKLKWILDHVDGARDRARKGELLFGTVDSFLIWKLTGGAAHVTDATNAARTSLYDIHKGRWSTSICALFDIPMEMLPEVKDCAADFGTTRPDLFGRPIPILGVAGDQQAATIGQACFEPGMLKSTYGTGCFALLNTGETAVTSKNRLLTTIAYQFDGKPTYALEGSIFVAGAVVQWLRDGLKIIREASETQPLAEKADPHQNVVLVPAFVGLGAPYWNAECRGAVFGLTRNSGPEEYAKAALESVGYQTRDLLEAMQADWQGEGAGATLRVDGGMSASDWAMQFLSDIIAAPVDRPQVLETTALGAAWLAGQRAGVYPDMAGFAKNWALEHKFTPDMDESQRDQKYAAWKRAVAATMSF; encoded by the coding sequence ATGACCCATATTCTCGCTATTGATCAGGGAACGACCTCTTCACGCGCGATCATTTTTGACGCTGAGATGAAGATCAAAGCCAGCGCGCAGGAAGAGTTCCCCCAGCATTTCCCCGACAGTGGTTGGGTCGAACATGATCCCGGTGATTTGTGGTCTACCACGGCGGGGACCTGCCGTGCGGTGATCGAAAAGGCCGGTTTGGGGCCCGATGACATCGCCGCTATTGGCATCACAAACCAACGTGAAACGGTTGTGGTCTGGGACAAGGAGACTGGGCACCCCATTCACAACGCCATCGTCTGGCAGGATCGCCGTACGGCTGAGTATTGTCGGCAATTGCGCGAGGCCGGGCATGATGTGATGATCACGGCCAAGACTGGATTGCTGGCCGATCCTTATTTTTCAGGCACGAAACTGAAATGGATTCTCGATCATGTGGACGGCGCCCGCGACCGAGCGCGCAAAGGCGAGTTGCTGTTTGGCACCGTTGATAGCTTCCTGATCTGGAAACTGACCGGTGGAGCGGCGCATGTGACGGATGCCACCAACGCCGCCCGTACCTCGCTTTACGACATTCACAAGGGGCGTTGGAGTACGTCAATTTGCGCGTTGTTCGACATCCCGATGGAGATGCTGCCCGAGGTCAAGGATTGCGCCGCGGATTTCGGCACCACGCGCCCTGATCTGTTTGGTCGTCCGATCCCCATTCTGGGCGTTGCCGGGGATCAGCAGGCCGCCACAATCGGGCAGGCTTGTTTTGAGCCGGGCATGTTAAAATCGACTTATGGGACGGGCTGTTTCGCCTTGCTGAATACAGGTGAAACGGCGGTGACCTCGAAAAATCGCTTGCTGACGACAATTGCTTATCAGTTTGACGGTAAACCGACCTACGCGCTCGAAGGGTCAATTTTCGTGGCAGGCGCGGTGGTGCAATGGTTGCGCGATGGTCTCAAAATCATTCGCGAGGCCTCTGAAACCCAGCCTTTGGCCGAAAAAGCGGACCCCCATCAAAATGTGGTCTTGGTGCCAGCGTTTGTGGGGTTAGGTGCGCCCTATTGGAACGCAGAGTGTCGTGGAGCGGTGTTTGGGCTGACCCGGAATTCAGGCCCCGAAGAATATGCCAAAGCCGCACTGGAAAGTGTTGGCTATCAGACCCGTGATCTGCTCGAGGCCATGCAAGCCGATTGGCAGGGTGAAGGGGCAGGGGCTACGCTGCGGGTGGATGGGGGGATGTCCGCCTCCGATTGGGCGATGCAGTTTCTGTCAGACATCATTGCGGCCCCGGTGGATCGCCCGCAGGTATTGGAAACCACCGCCCTTGGGGCCGCGTGGCTGGCAGGGCAACGCGCAGGGGTTTACCCTGATATGGCCGGTTTCGCAAAGAACTGGGCGCTTGAGCACAAATTTACCCCGGATATGGATGAAAGCCAGCGCGATCAAAAATACGCAGCATGGAAACGTGCTGTGGCTGCCACCATGAGCTTTTGA
- a CDS encoding ABC transporter ATP-binding protein, with product MTLILEGVSKTVGGETHIYPTDIELQKGTMNVLLGPTLSGKTSLMRLMAGLDVPATGRVIWQGEDVTGMRVQDRKVAMVYQQFINYPSMTVYDNIASPMRLLGQSRSEIDKRVRDTADLMKLTPMLDRKPLELSGGQQQRCALARALVKNAGLVLLDEPLANLDYKLREELRAEIPKIFEESGSIFVYATTEPEEALLLGGNTAALWQGNVTQFGPTPSVYRKPVNATTARVFSDPPMNFLKIAKKNGALSFGDAQAMAAPSGSENLPDGTYMAGFRPNHLELSPHAAGAMSFNTKLTVTEITGSETFVHLEHHGERWVGLVHGVQSLTPGQDLEVFLDPAHVYIFGEDGNLLAAAPYAKAA from the coding sequence ATGACCTTGATATTGGAAGGGGTGTCTAAAACTGTTGGTGGGGAAACCCATATTTACCCAACAGACATAGAGCTTCAAAAAGGCACGATGAACGTGCTTTTGGGGCCAACCTTGTCGGGCAAAACGTCGCTGATGCGGCTGATGGCCGGGCTTGACGTTCCGGCGACGGGGCGGGTGATCTGGCAGGGTGAAGACGTGACCGGCATGCGTGTTCAGGACCGCAAGGTCGCGATGGTATACCAGCAATTCATCAATTACCCTTCCATGACCGTTTATGACAACATCGCCTCTCCGATGCGGCTTTTGGGCCAGTCGCGCTCTGAAATTGACAAACGCGTGCGTGACACGGCGGACCTGATGAAGTTGACGCCAATGTTGGACCGCAAACCGCTGGAACTATCGGGCGGACAACAACAACGGTGCGCGCTGGCGCGCGCGCTTGTCAAAAACGCAGGTCTTGTGTTGCTGGATGAACCGTTGGCGAACCTCGATTACAAACTGCGCGAAGAGTTGCGCGCAGAAATCCCCAAGATCTTTGAAGAATCCGGCTCGATCTTTGTCTACGCGACAACCGAGCCCGAAGAGGCGCTCTTGCTGGGCGGGAACACGGCGGCGCTTTGGCAGGGTAACGTCACGCAGTTCGGCCCGACGCCGTCGGTGTATCGCAAGCCGGTGAACGCAACCACGGCCCGCGTTTTTTCCGATCCGCCAATGAATTTCCTGAAGATTGCGAAAAAGAATGGCGCGCTTTCATTTGGCGACGCCCAGGCTATGGCCGCCCCTTCGGGATCAGAAAACCTGCCGGATGGCACATATATGGCTGGGTTCCGGCCTAACCATTTGGAACTCTCGCCACATGCAGCAGGGGCGATGTCTTTCAACACAAAACTGACTGTGACAGAAATTACCGGCTCTGAAACCTTTGTGCACCTTGAGCACCATGGCGAGCGTTGGGTCGGCCTCGTACACGGCGTGCAGAGTTTGACACCCGGTCAGGATTTGGAAGTTTTTCTGGACCCCGCACATGTTTACATTTTTGGGGAGGACGGCAATCTGCTCGCCGCCGCCCCCTATGCAAAGGCCGCATAA
- the glpD gene encoding glycerol-3-phosphate dehydrogenase translates to MAQPNTSSQTYDLFVIGGGINGCGIARDAAGRGMSVALAEMNDLASATSSASTKLFHGGLRYLEYFEINLVRHALAEREVLLKAMPHISWPMRFVLPYQKDMRFEGATPTSRILNVVMPWMKGRRPAWLIRFGLMLYDNLGGRKILPATKTLTLRGSAEGAPIEDRFEKAFEYSDCWIEDSRLVVLNARDAEARGANIMVRTKVVSAARIEDHWDVTLEDVESGETKTLKARMLVNAGGPWVGDIIQQKVRINSTEGVRLVRGSHIVTKRLYDHDKCYFFQGTDGRIIFAIPYETDFTLIGTTDAEHSDPGVKPECTAEEQDYLINFINQYLKNDISAEDVVWTYSGVRPLYDDGASSATAATRDYTLKVDDTGGAPILNVFGGKITTYRKLAEDAMDKIVPFFPGTSDHWTAGVALPGGDFAVDGFDMLVTRLREDFPFLTAFWGKRLVRAYGTEAWDILADAEEEADLGQGFGATLSAREVRWLQENEYARTAEDIVWRRNKLGLRLTKEEIAVLDAFMRSDPEGRTTKAAE, encoded by the coding sequence GTGGCGCAACCGAACACATCATCACAGACCTACGACCTCTTCGTGATTGGTGGCGGGATCAATGGATGTGGTATTGCGCGCGATGCAGCCGGGCGTGGGATGAGCGTCGCGCTGGCCGAGATGAATGATCTTGCATCTGCAACGTCCTCTGCCTCGACAAAACTGTTTCATGGCGGTCTTCGGTATCTTGAGTATTTTGAGATCAATCTGGTGCGCCATGCCTTGGCGGAGCGTGAGGTCTTGCTCAAGGCGATGCCCCATATCAGCTGGCCGATGCGCTTTGTGCTGCCTTACCAAAAAGACATGCGTTTTGAGGGGGCAACGCCGACATCGCGCATCCTGAACGTCGTCATGCCGTGGATGAAGGGGCGGCGCCCCGCATGGCTCATTCGTTTTGGGCTCATGCTATATGATAACCTAGGCGGTCGGAAAATCCTGCCCGCCACCAAAACGCTGACGTTGAGGGGAAGTGCCGAAGGCGCGCCCATCGAGGACCGTTTTGAGAAAGCCTTTGAATATTCTGACTGCTGGATCGAAGATTCCCGGCTTGTCGTCTTAAACGCACGTGACGCCGAGGCGCGCGGCGCCAACATCATGGTGCGCACCAAGGTTGTCAGCGCCGCCCGCATTGAGGATCATTGGGACGTCACGCTGGAGGATGTCGAAAGCGGCGAGACCAAAACACTCAAAGCACGCATGCTGGTCAACGCCGGTGGCCCTTGGGTCGGCGACATTATTCAACAGAAGGTGCGGATTAACTCCACCGAAGGTGTGCGTCTGGTGCGTGGCAGCCATATCGTGACAAAGCGGCTTTATGATCACGACAAATGCTATTTTTTCCAAGGAACCGATGGGCGCATCATTTTCGCCATTCCTTATGAAACGGATTTCACGCTGATTGGCACCACAGATGCCGAACACAGCGATCCCGGCGTCAAGCCAGAATGTACTGCCGAAGAGCAGGACTATCTGATCAATTTCATCAACCAATACCTGAAAAACGATATTAGTGCCGAGGACGTGGTCTGGACCTATTCTGGCGTGCGCCCGCTTTATGATGACGGGGCGAGCAGTGCCACGGCCGCCACGCGTGATTATACGCTCAAGGTCGATGATACCGGTGGCGCACCAATCCTCAATGTATTTGGCGGCAAGATTACTACCTATCGCAAGCTGGCTGAGGATGCGATGGATAAGATCGTCCCATTTTTCCCGGGCACGTCAGATCATTGGACGGCAGGGGTTGCCTTGCCGGGCGGCGATTTTGCGGTCGATGGTTTTGACATGTTGGTGACCCGGTTGCGTGAGGATTTTCCATTTCTGACCGCCTTCTGGGGCAAGCGTCTTGTGCGCGCTTATGGCACCGAGGCGTGGGATATTCTGGCGGATGCCGAAGAGGAGGCCGATCTGGGTCAAGGCTTTGGCGCAACGCTGAGTGCGCGGGAAGTGCGCTGGTTGCAAGAAAACGAATACGCCCGTACCGCTGAAGATATCGTCTGGCGGCGCAACAAACTGGGGCTTAGGCTGACAAAAGAAGAAATAGCTGTTTTGGATGCGTTCATGCGATCCGATCCTGAAGGACGGACGACCAAAGCGGCGGAATAA
- a CDS encoding DUF2160 domain-containing protein, which yields MAWMAWTVPTAIFFAVIASLLIIFTILAIKYPETPRVGILRIETTRGDRLFITLLGSAFINLIWLGLEVAPQPYALLACLVYAVAVFRWV from the coding sequence ATGGCATGGATGGCATGGACCGTACCGACGGCAATCTTTTTCGCGGTGATCGCAAGCCTGTTGATCATCTTCACAATTCTCGCCATCAAATACCCTGAGACGCCCCGTGTGGGCATCTTGCGGATCGAAACAACGCGGGGGGATCGTTTGTTCATCACCCTGCTGGGCTCAGCCTTTATCAACCTGATCTGGCTGGGTCTTGAGGTCGCACCACAGCCCTATGCGCTGCTGGCGTGTCTGGTCTATGCCGTGGCGGTGTTCCGCTGGGTGTAG
- a CDS encoding iron-containing alcohol dehydrogenase: MGFSFLTPGRIEFGRGTRALTAERTCAFGKTVLLVRGSSVAWVDALETELRDRGCTVTSVLSRGEPSVRDVQSALQIGRNAKVDMVLAVGGGAVIDLGKVVAALLPAPGDIMDHLEGVGAGKPLVADSLPFIAVPTTAGTGAEVTKNAVITVPDAGRKVSLRDDRMVADVAILDPALTDHTPRAQTFASGLDALTQVIEPYLSNRANPLTDAVCCAAIPAGAAALAQLARAEDAEARDTMAFVSLSGGLALANAGLGAVHGLAGVLGGRLGAPHGLICGRLMGPILTANRTALKKINDEGLRFEDVARWLGQGLDIEKSDVFDALPALLDQWNVPRLGQWVTPSTDLEAIAQEAAGASSMKANPCVLSIPALIQAMQQSL; encoded by the coding sequence ATGGGTTTTAGCTTTCTGACGCCGGGACGCATTGAGTTTGGACGCGGAACGCGCGCGCTCACAGCGGAAAGAACCTGTGCTTTTGGCAAAACGGTATTGCTGGTGCGTGGCAGTTCCGTGGCTTGGGTTGATGCGTTGGAAACGGAACTGAGGGACAGAGGCTGTACCGTGACCTCTGTTCTAAGCAGGGGGGAACCGAGCGTCCGCGATGTGCAATCTGCTTTGCAGATAGGGCGAAATGCGAAGGTTGATATGGTGCTGGCCGTGGGCGGCGGTGCCGTAATTGATTTGGGCAAGGTGGTGGCCGCATTGTTACCCGCGCCCGGAGACATCATGGATCATCTCGAAGGTGTCGGCGCTGGCAAGCCGCTTGTCGCTGATTCGCTGCCATTCATTGCGGTGCCTACGACCGCGGGAACCGGCGCGGAAGTCACCAAAAACGCAGTGATCACCGTGCCCGACGCAGGCCGCAAAGTCAGTCTGCGCGATGATCGTATGGTGGCAGATGTCGCGATACTTGATCCCGCGTTGACGGATCATACGCCAAGGGCGCAGACTTTTGCCTCCGGTCTGGATGCGCTGACGCAAGTGATCGAACCCTATTTGTCAAACCGCGCGAACCCATTGACGGACGCAGTCTGTTGCGCCGCCATTCCAGCTGGCGCTGCGGCACTGGCGCAATTGGCGCGCGCCGAAGATGCTGAAGCACGCGATACCATGGCTTTTGTCAGCCTGTCGGGCGGTCTCGCGCTTGCAAACGCCGGGTTGGGTGCCGTGCATGGGCTGGCAGGTGTTTTGGGCGGGCGACTGGGCGCACCACATGGCTTGATTTGCGGACGTTTGATGGGGCCAATTCTGACAGCCAACAGGACGGCGCTCAAAAAAATCAATGACGAGGGCTTGCGATTTGAGGATGTCGCGCGGTGGCTTGGGCAGGGTCTTGATATAGAGAAGTCAGATGTCTTCGACGCTTTGCCGGCACTCTTGGATCAATGGAACGTGCCGCGGCTTGGCCAATGGGTGACGCCATCGACAGATCTCGAAGCAATTGCCCAAGAAGCAGCCGGCGCATCATCGATGAAGGCAAATCCCTGCGTGTTGAGCATTCCGGCGCTGATACAGGCGATGCAGCAGTCTTTATGA
- a CDS encoding carbohydrate ABC transporter permease: protein MTDTTLQSAATGQMAASDVKTARRKGPKINGSAVVMGLYLLFLLLPIYWLLNMSLKTNTEILGSFSLWPRDLTLANYIKILTDESWYIGYINSLIYVVMNTVISLAVALPAAYAFSRYSFMGDKHLFFWLLTNRMAPPAVFALPFFQLYSSVGLFDTHIAVALAHCLFNVPLAVWILEGFMRGVPKEIDETAYLDGYSFPRFFIRIFTPLIASGIGVAAFFCFMFSWVELLLSRTLTTVDAKPIAAIMTRTQGAAGIDWGVLAAAGVLTIVPGALVIYFVRNYIAKGFALGRV from the coding sequence ATGACCGATACAACCCTACAGTCGGCAGCCACCGGACAGATGGCCGCGAGTGATGTGAAAACCGCCCGTCGCAAGGGGCCAAAGATCAACGGTTCCGCCGTTGTTATGGGGCTCTACCTGCTGTTCTTGTTGCTGCCGATCTACTGGCTGCTGAACATGAGCCTGAAAACGAATACCGAGATTTTGGGCTCGTTCTCGCTCTGGCCGCGCGATCTGACGCTGGCGAATTATATCAAAATCTTGACGGATGAGAGCTGGTACATCGGCTATATCAACTCGCTGATCTATGTGGTGATGAACACCGTGATCAGCCTCGCCGTGGCGCTGCCCGCAGCCTACGCGTTCTCGCGTTATTCCTTCATGGGCGACAAACATCTGTTCTTTTGGTTGCTGACCAACCGAATGGCGCCGCCTGCGGTTTTTGCGCTACCGTTCTTTCAGCTTTATTCGTCTGTTGGGCTGTTTGACACGCATATCGCCGTGGCTTTGGCGCATTGCCTGTTCAACGTGCCGCTGGCGGTCTGGATCCTCGAGGGTTTCATGCGCGGTGTCCCCAAAGAGATCGACGAGACGGCCTATCTGGACGGCTACTCCTTCCCACGTTTCTTTATCCGCATCTTCACGCCACTGATCGCGTCGGGGATCGGTGTGGCGGCCTTCTTCTGCTTCATGTTCTCATGGGTGGAACTGCTTTTGAGCCGCACGCTGACCACGGTGGATGCCAAACCCATCGCCGCGATCATGACCCGGACCCAAGGGGCCGCCGGTATCGACTGGGGTGTGTTAGCCGCAGCAGGTGTGCTGACAATCGTGCCGGGGGCTTTGGTGATCTATTTTGTCCGTAACTACATTGCTAAGGGCTTTGCCCTCGGGAGGGTGTGA
- a CDS encoding sugar ABC transporter permease: MNKTVNQKAWFLVLPVLVLVAFSAVIPLMTVVNYSVQDTFGNNQFFWAGLEWFEEMLAEERMWDALWRQLMFSGIILAIEIPLGIFVALNMPKSGFWASFCLVMMSLPLLIPWNVVGTIWQIFGRVDIGLLGYTLDKMGISYNYTQDIFAAWVTVIVMDVWHWTSLVALLAYAGLQSIPDAYYQAAKIDQASRWAVFRYIELPKMAGVLMIAILLRFMDSFMIYTEPFVVTGGGPGNATTFLSIDLVKMALGQFDLGPAAAFSIMYFLVILLISWVFYTVMTNLDKRDGV; the protein is encoded by the coding sequence ATGAACAAGACAGTCAATCAAAAAGCATGGTTTCTGGTGTTGCCAGTGTTGGTGCTCGTAGCGTTTTCCGCCGTGATCCCACTGATGACGGTGGTGAATTATTCTGTGCAGGACACCTTTGGAAACAACCAGTTTTTCTGGGCCGGACTTGAATGGTTCGAAGAGATGCTCGCCGAAGAACGCATGTGGGACGCGCTTTGGCGGCAATTGATGTTCTCGGGTATCATTCTGGCCATTGAAATTCCGCTGGGGATTTTTGTGGCCCTCAACATGCCCAAATCCGGGTTCTGGGCGTCCTTTTGTCTGGTGATGATGTCCCTGCCATTGCTGATCCCGTGGAACGTTGTGGGCACCATCTGGCAGATCTTTGGCCGTGTGGATATTGGTCTTCTGGGTTACACCCTTGATAAAATGGGGATTTCCTACAACTATACGCAGGACATATTTGCAGCATGGGTCACGGTCATCGTGATGGATGTCTGGCATTGGACCTCGCTGGTCGCGCTTTTGGCCTATGCAGGCTTGCAATCCATCCCTGACGCTTACTATCAGGCTGCCAAAATCGATCAGGCCAGCCGCTGGGCCGTGTTCCGCTACATCGAACTGCCCAAGATGGCGGGAGTCTTGATGATCGCGATTCTGCTGCGCTTCATGGACAGTTTCATGATCTATACCGAACCCTTTGTGGTTACGGGAGGCGGGCCGGGCAATGCAACGACCTTCCTGTCGATTGATCTGGTGAAAATGGCGCTGGGGCAGTTCGACCTTGGACCAGCTGCTGCGTTCTCGATCATGTATTTCCTTGTGATCCTGTTGATTTCATGGGTGTTTTACACCGTCATGACGAACCTTGATAAACGGGACGGTGTATAA
- a CDS encoding ABC transporter substrate-binding protein codes for MNFTLKSTTAIGAMVACMAMPAWADMEAANAFLDNEIAGLSVLDRAAQEAEMQFFVDAAAPFAGMEIKVVSETITTHEYESQVLAPAFTAITGIKVTHDLIGEGDVVEKLQTQMQSGENIYDAYVNDSDLIGTHWRYKQVRNLTDWMAGEGADVTLSSLDVDDFIGTSFTTGPDGKLYQLPTQQFANLYWFRYDWFNDEQNKADFQEKYGYELGVPVNWTAYEDIAEFFTGRDLSRMGVEGEVFGNMDYGKKDPSLGWRYTDAWMSMAGMGDVGEPNGLPVDEWGIRVNENSQPTGSCVARGGATNSPAAVYAVTKAIEWLQKYSPPAAAGMTFGEAGPIPAQGNVAQQMFWYTAFTAATVQPDLPVMNEDGTPKWRMAPSPHGVYWKEGQKIGYQDAGSWTLMESTPVDRAKAAWLYAQFVVSKTVDLKKSDVGLTFIRESTIDSDHFTDRADKLGGLVEFYRSPARVAWSPTGTNVPDYPKLAQLWWQNIGDAMSGAKTPQEALDALCSDQERVLERLERAGVQGDLGPVLNEEMSAEHWFAQPGAPYPKLENEDEEPMTVSYDELIKSWQ; via the coding sequence ATGAACTTTACACTGAAATCCACCACAGCCATAGGCGCGATGGTCGCGTGCATGGCAATGCCGGCCTGGGCCGACATGGAGGCTGCGAACGCGTTTCTCGATAATGAGATCGCCGGGCTTTCCGTGCTCGACCGTGCCGCACAGGAAGCGGAGATGCAGTTCTTCGTCGATGCAGCGGCCCCCTTTGCGGGCATGGAGATCAAGGTGGTCTCCGAGACGATCACGACCCATGAATATGAAAGCCAAGTGCTTGCCCCGGCCTTTACAGCCATTACCGGCATCAAGGTCACGCATGACCTGATCGGCGAAGGCGACGTTGTTGAAAAGCTGCAAACACAAATGCAGTCGGGCGAAAACATCTATGACGCCTATGTCAACGACAGCGATCTGATCGGCACGCATTGGCGTTACAAGCAGGTGCGCAACCTGACCGACTGGATGGCGGGTGAGGGCGCGGATGTGACCCTGTCGAGCCTTGATGTCGACGATTTCATCGGCACATCGTTCACAACCGGCCCGGACGGCAAATTGTATCAACTGCCCACACAGCAGTTCGCGAACCTCTATTGGTTCCGGTATGATTGGTTCAACGACGAGCAGAACAAAGCTGATTTCCAAGAGAAATACGGCTATGAACTGGGCGTTCCGGTGAACTGGACAGCCTACGAGGACATCGCGGAATTCTTCACCGGTCGGGATCTGAGCCGCATGGGTGTTGAAGGCGAAGTCTTTGGCAACATGGACTACGGCAAGAAAGATCCGTCTTTGGGTTGGCGCTACACGGACGCGTGGATGTCCATGGCAGGCATGGGCGACGTCGGTGAGCCAAACGGTCTGCCGGTCGATGAATGGGGTATCCGGGTGAATGAGAATTCACAGCCAACCGGGTCATGTGTTGCGCGCGGGGGGGCGACCAATTCGCCAGCCGCCGTTTATGCGGTGACCAAGGCCATTGAATGGCTGCAGAAATACTCGCCGCCCGCAGCAGCAGGTATGACATTCGGCGAAGCGGGTCCAATCCCGGCGCAAGGCAATGTGGCCCAGCAGATGTTCTGGTACACTGCCTTTACCGCCGCGACCGTGCAGCCTGATCTGCCCGTGATGAACGAAGATGGCACGCCCAAGTGGCGCATGGCACCTTCGCCCCACGGTGTGTACTGGAAAGAAGGCCAGAAGATTGGCTACCAGGACGCAGGCAGCTGGACGTTGATGGAATCCACACCCGTGGACCGCGCGAAAGCCGCGTGGCTCTATGCGCAGTTCGTCGTGTCGAAAACGGTTGATCTGAAGAAATCTGACGTTGGTCTGACATTCATTCGTGAATCGACAATCGACAGTGATCACTTCACCGATCGTGCGGACAAACTGGGTGGTCTGGTAGAATTCTACCGCTCACCAGCGCGCGTTGCATGGTCGCCAACCGGCACAAACGTTCCGGACTATCCAAAGCTGGCGCAGCTGTGGTGGCAGAACATCGGCGACGCAATGTCCGGTGCGAAAACACCTCAGGAAGCGCTTGATGCATTGTGCTCGGATCAGGAGCGTGTGCTTGAGCGCCTTGAGCGTGCCGGTGTCCAGGGCGATCTTGGTCCGGTCCTCAATGAGGAAATGAGTGCAGAGCACTGGTTTGCTCAACCGGGCGCACCTTACCCCAAGCTGGAGAACGAAGACGAAGAGCCAATGACCGTCAGCTACGATGAGCTGATCAAATCCTGGCAGTAA
- a CDS encoding ABC transporter ATP-binding protein, translated as MAKISLDNLAHSYLPKPTSEDDFALKELNHDWVDGEAYALLGASGCGKSTLLNIISGLLHPSQGRILFNDRDVTHAPTAERNIAQVFQFPVVYDTMSVHDNLAFPLRNRGADTSYIAQRVNQIAKMIGMEEELNRKARGLTADAKQKISLGRGMVREDVNALLFDEPLTVIDPHMKWELRTQLKSLHHEFGHTMIYVTHDQTEALTFADKVVVMYDGRVVQIGTPQELFERPAHTFVGYFIGSPGMNLFEAEIEGAAAQIAGVSVPLGAGYAPAKGKLQVGVRPEFVKLTGNTGGVPARVKRVEDVGRHKIIRLDVEGREISAIMGEGDTISDGAQNITFDPEGINVYADDWRIAPEGEAA; from the coding sequence ATGGCAAAGATCTCGCTTGATAACCTGGCTCATTCTTATCTGCCCAAACCGACATCCGAGGATGATTTCGCCCTCAAGGAGTTAAACCATGATTGGGTGGACGGCGAGGCTTATGCTCTGCTCGGGGCGTCGGGGTGTGGTAAATCCACCTTGCTCAACATTATTTCGGGCCTGTTGCACCCCAGTCAGGGGCGCATCCTGTTCAATGATCGTGATGTGACCCATGCGCCCACGGCCGAGCGCAACATTGCGCAAGTGTTTCAGTTTCCGGTCGTCTACGACACGATGAGCGTGCATGATAATCTGGCCTTTCCTCTGCGCAATCGCGGCGCCGATACATCATATATCGCACAGCGGGTGAACCAGATCGCCAAGATGATTGGCATGGAAGAGGAACTGAACCGCAAGGCGCGCGGGTTGACGGCAGATGCCAAGCAAAAAATCTCTCTCGGGCGTGGGATGGTGCGAGAGGATGTGAATGCCTTGCTTTTTGATGAACCGCTCACCGTGATTGATCCGCATATGAAATGGGAGTTGCGCACGCAGCTGAAATCCCTGCACCATGAATTTGGTCACACAATGATTTACGTCACGCACGACCAGACCGAGGCGCTGACTTTCGCCGATAAGGTCGTGGTGATGTATGACGGTCGCGTCGTACAGATCGGCACACCGCAGGAATTGTTTGAACGTCCCGCGCATACCTTTGTGGGGTATTTCATCGGCTCACCGGGTATGAACCTGTTTGAGGCGGAAATAGAGGGTGCCGCCGCCCAGATCGCGGGCGTGTCTGTGCCTTTGGGGGCGGGATATGCGCCAGCCAAAGGCAAACTGCAAGTTGGTGTGCGGCCTGAGTTTGTCAAGCTGACTGGTAACACGGGTGGCGTTCCTGCGCGGGTGAAACGCGTTGAGGATGTGGGGCGCCACAAGATCATCCGTCTTGATGTAGAGGGGCGCGAGATCAGCGCCATCATGGGAGAGGGCGATACGATCTCGGATGGGGCGCAGAACATCACATTCGATCCCGAAGGCATCAATGTCTACGCTGATGACTGGCGGATCGCACCAGAAGGGGAGGCCGCCTGA